Proteins encoded together in one Penaeus vannamei isolate JL-2024 chromosome 9, ASM4276789v1, whole genome shotgun sequence window:
- the LOC138862515 gene encoding anti-sigma-I factor RsgI2-like has protein sequence MATLTPSKCLLFWFTPTRSPPLVPTHRPTFAPTPESSVSTPIHRPSPTLVPTPILRPAHTPTLVPTPIPLPAHTPTPAPIPRPTPTLVPMPKLRPAHTPTPSFTPTPTLVPTPIP, from the exons ATGGCCACTCTCACGCCTTcg AAATGTCTTTTATTTTGGTTCACGCCCACTCGCTCGCCTCCGCTCGTACCCACACATAGGCCTACTTTCGCGCCCACACCTGAATCATCAGTGTCCACGCCCATACACAGACCCTCTCCCACACTCGTACCCACGCCCATACTCAGACCCGCTCACACGCCCACACTTGTACCCACGCCCATACCCTTACCCGCTCACACGCCTACGCCTGCGCCCATACCCAGACCCACGCCCACACTCGTACCCATGCCCAAACTCAGACCCGCTCACACGCCCACGCCTTCTTTCACTCCCACGCCCACACTCGTACCCACGCCCATACCCTGA